In Gossypium arboreum isolate Shixiya-1 chromosome 5, ASM2569848v2, whole genome shotgun sequence, a single genomic region encodes these proteins:
- the LOC108451288 gene encoding ankyrin repeat-containing protein BDA1-like, producing the protein MRYYMKPSFVRKLNRDGFSPMHLALRNGQIKLVLRLLKADKEMGRTPLHCVVTMGNSNLLIEFLEACPECIEDVTVLNETALHLALKNDQIEAFNLLIGWLQKNRRKGAFALEKKLVNWRDNDDNTMLHIAASKGLHQELQLVLDSFDSFRINVKAMNSQGLTALEIIQNVQRQAVNTAQDDTTTTKIKRLKKKVHGYEKPLTFLAREKSNMSAEMLNATLVVTALVITAIYQSSLSSGKLLALTLLLVIHYFRPQITLLFTS; encoded by the exons atgagGTATTACATGAAGCCTTCATTTGTCAGGAAGTTAAACCGAGATGGGTTTAGCCCTATGCATTTGGCACTAAGAAATGGGCAGATCAAGCTAGTGCTGCGACTGTTGAAGGCCGATAAAGAAATGGGCAGAACTCCTTTGCACTGCGTAGTTACAATGGGAAACTCTAATTTGTTAATCGAGTTCCTTGAAGCTTGCCCTGAATGCATTGAAGATGTGACAGTTCTGAATGAGACGGCCTTACATCTTGCTTTGAAAAATGATCAGATCGAAGCTTTTAATCTCCTTATTGGGTGGCTTCAAAAGAACCGTCGCAAAGGAGCCTTTGCCTTGGAAAAAAAACTTGTGAATTGGAGAGACAATGATGACAACACTATGTTGCATATTGCTGCTAGCAAGGGATTACATCAG GAACTACAGCTGGTGTTAGATTCCTTTGACTCATTCAGAATTAATGTAAAAGCTATGAACTCCCAGGGTTTGACAGCTCTAGAAATCATACAAAATGTTCAAAGACAAGCGGTGAACACCGCCCAAGATGACACCACCACCACCAAGATTAAACGCTTAAAGAAAAAAGTACATGGATATGAAAAACCGCTTACGTTTCTAGCTCGTGAAAAGTCCAACATGTCGGCGGAGATGCTCAACGCAACGCTGGTGGTTACGGCGTTGGTTATAACAGCAATCTACCAATCATCACTAAGCTCTGGCAAGCTGCTAGCACTAACACTTCTACTAGTGATCCATTATTTCCGACCTCAAATAACGTTACTCTTCACTTCTTAG